A genome region from Acidobacteriota bacterium includes the following:
- a CDS encoding glycerol-3-phosphate dehydrogenase, translating to EPLASILGSMKAVAEGVPTTRSVAELARRHGVEMPITFVVERMLYEGLPPGQGVRELLSRDLKHEMAD from the coding sequence GAGCCCCTCGCCTCCATCCTCGGGTCCATGAAGGCGGTCGCGGAGGGGGTCCCCACGACCCGGTCCGTGGCCGAGCTGGCCCGCCGCCACGGGGTCGAGATGCCCATCACCTTCGTCGTCGAGCGGATGCTCTACGAGGGCCTCCCCCCGGGCCAGGGCGTGCGCGAGCTACTCTCCAGGGACCTCAAGCACGAAAT